AAACGATGCATTAGAAATAACGCCATATGTGAATGATGCTGCGCCACCGCACATCAGCACGGCAGCAGAAGAAAATAACCGGAATGAGAGGCTTGTTCCTGATGCAATAGCCATGACAGATCCCCTGATGTCGTCGATTGTCGATTTTCAGGAAGCAAAAACGGTTCCGATAAAAATGCTGGCTAAACAACTCAACGGGAATATTAACAACTTTTGTATATAATTATACAAGTTAAATGAAACTGTCACTAAAGAAATACGGTAGCTTCCTATCTTTTAAATCGATGTCAAAGAGCCTACCCATTCTTGAGTAGTCTGTATAATAAAATCAAAAAAAGTCGCTAGAGATTCACCGCCCCATCCATTGACCATAGCACCTGCCTTGTTTGAGACATAACGGATGCATTAAATTTTTTATTAGCTGAAAAAATAATTTTTTTGGAAATAAACAAAATAATCACTGTTATACTGAACAAAACAATGAGTATTAAAACTTCTCACTACAGCAACAAAGGAAAGCATGCGCGCTTCAAGGTCAAACGTGTTCCATGATAGTCACGTGTGACATAAAGTCGCATATGACCGGGCGGCGGTATTCACATAGCAAACGCAGGATTGCGGAAGCTGCACTCCGGTAAGAGTGCAGAATGGCGCGGGGGGAGGGGGAAGGCTGCTTAACTCAAAAAAAGGACGGGTGCCGCATGTACGGCATGACACCATACATGCGGGCTGACGCTGACAGGGGGAGTTTGCTCTACCCTGCCAGTTCACCAAGCTCTTGCAGGCGCTGCTCCGCAAATTCCCAGCGCAGCAGCAGTTCGGTCTGCTCTGTTTCCAGCGCCACCAGCCGGTCTGTGGTTTTGGCAAAAGCTTCTGGATCTCGAGCGAACAGCTCAGGATCGGCAAGGGTTGCCTCCAGAGTTTTCTGCTCCTGCTCCAGGGCGTCCATGCGCTCGGGCAGGGCTTCCAGCTCCTTGCCCAGTTGTTCAAATTCCCGCTGTTCCTTAAAGCTGCGTTTGCGGGGCTTGTCCGAGGCGAGGCGCTGGCTTGTACGGGCGGTTTTTTCTTCCGGCTTGCGCTCCTGCGCAGGGGTCGAGCGCTGACGCAGCCAGTCGGTATACGCGCCAACATACTCGTGCGCCATGCCGTCGCCTTCCAGCGCGATGACGCTGGTGACAAGATTATCCAGAAAACTGCGGTCGTGGCTGACCACAAGCACGGTGCCGGAATAATCCGCAATCAGCTCTTCCAGCAGGTCAAGGGTTTCCGCATCCAGATCGTTGGTGGGTTCGTCCAGCACCAGCACGTTGGATGGCCGGGTAAAGAGCTTTGCCAGCAGCAGGCGGTTGCGCTCGCCGCCGGAGAGCACCTTGACCGGCAGGCGCAAGCGGTCGGGAGTGAAGAGAAAATCCTGTAAATATCCTGCCACATGGCGCGTGCTGCCGCCTACCGTGACCACGTCGTTGCCCTCGGCAACGCTGTGCATGACGCTGGCTTCCGGATCGAGCGTTTCGCGCAACTGATCGAAATAGCTGATTTCCAGATTGGTACCCAGGCGCACCTCGCCTTCTGTGGGCTGCTGCTCGCCCAGCAACACGCGGATAAGAGATGTTTTGCCCGTGCCGTTTTCGCCTATCAGGCCCACGCGGTCGCCGCGCTGAATGATTGTGGAAAAATTGCGGATAAGGGGCGGCTGACCGGAATAGCCGACTGAAATATTGTCGGCCTCAATAACCAGCTTGCCCGAGCGCCCGGCCTCCTGCGCGGCCATACGCACGTTGCCCTGCCTGTCGCGCCGTTCGGCGCGCTCGGCCCGCAGGGCCACAAGAGCACGCACCCGGCCCATGTTGCGCGTGCGGCGGGCCTTGATGCCCTGACGAATCCACACTTCCTCCTGCGCAAGCTTTTTGTCTTGCAGCGCAAAGGCGCGCTCCTCGGCGGCAAGGCGTTCCTCGCGCCGCTCGGGGTAACGGTCGAACCCGCAGGAATAGTTGTGCAGCTTGCCCCGGTCGATCTCCACAACACGTGTGGCAAGGCGCTTGGCAAAGGCCCTGTCGTGGCTGACAAAAATCAGTGTGCGGGCCTTGCGCAGCAAAAAATCTTCCAGCCAGGTGATGGTGGCGATGTCCAGGTGGTTGGTGGGTTCGTCCAGAATGAGGTCTTCAGAGCAGATCAGCGCCCGCGCCAAAGCCACGCGCCGCTTGGTGCCGCCAGAGAGCGAGGTAAAATCCGCATCGGGATCCAGCCCCAGATGATTGATGACGGCAAGCACATCGCCGTAGCGCTCCCAGCCGCTGCTCAGCTCAAGGCTGTGCTCGGCCCCGGCATGGGCTGCGGCAAGGGCCGTGCCCTCCTCGCCCAGAACCTCCGCCACCAGAGAAAAAACCGTGCCGCGCCAGCGTTCCGGCACATCCTGCGGCATCTGGCCTATGAGCGTGCCGGGGCGGATAATCATGCCGGAATTGGGCTGCATCTGCCCGCCGAGCAGCGCCAGCAGCGATGACTTGCCCGCGCCGTTGCGACCCACGAGACAAAGCCTGTCGCCCACTTCAACCGAAAAATCCGCAGAATCCAGTAGCGGCTTGCCGCCGAGGTTCAGGGTAACGCCCTGCATGCTCAAAAATGCCAAAATATTCTCCAACACGGTGATATGATTCTGCCCAGGGCTGTAGTTGCTCTGGGTTGTGCCTGCCCTGCGATGGTGCGTTGTGCGATCCGCAAACCGGGTGACCAGCGCTGCGCGCAAAAAAAAACGCGGCACCTGCGCCCTGCAGAGGCGTATCATTACCCCAGCGGCGAAACTGACGCAACGGGCCGCTGACAAGCCTGTGCGTGACGCATCCGCACAACACGGATGCAAAGGTGGTCTTGTCTTACCCGCACAAAGCGAGTAGCCGAAAGCATTGACGGAATTTCACTCATCACCCAAGGGCGGGAATATGCGGAGCGCAAAAATCTTTTGCTGGTGTTTTCTCTTTGTGTTTTTTGGCGGATTTGGCCGCGCCCTTGCAGGCGATATTCAGGTTCACGAGGGCACGCAAACAACATCCCAGGGCCCAGTTGTGGTTAAGGCCTTTCTTGCCGCCGGGCAAGCGCCGCACCCGGCTATCATTGTGCTGCACGGCAGCCAGGGGTTGGATAAATTTCGGGCATTTTATGAGCGCAACGCCACACAATTCGCCCGCGCTGGTTTTGATGCCTATGTGCTGGATTATTATAATGAACAGGATGTCGCATGCTCCAAAACTGTGGAAACGCGACGCGCAAATTTTTCAAAACGTATAGGCGCGTGGTCGCAGATGGTCGGCGATGTTGTGACAGGCGTGCTTGCGCAGGAGCAGAAGGCCCGCCCCGTTGGCATCGTGGGTTTTTCTCAGGGGGGATATCTGGGAACATCCGTTGCCAGCAAGGATACAAGAATCGCGGCGCTGGTTGTGTATTACGGCGGCATCCCCGCCCTGCGCAGGCCTGACGGCAAGCACCCCATTACCCACATGCCGCCCTTGCTGGAACTGCACGGCGATGCGGATACCGTTGTGCCCATGGAAAGAGGCAAGGAACTGGTGGAACTGACCCGCAGCCTTGGGCAAACCGCTGAGATGGTCATCTACCCCGGCGCAGGACACGGCTTTAACCGCTCTGCCGCCACAGACGCGGAGCAGCGGGCGCTGGAGTTTTTTCAGCGGGTGTTGATGGACAAGAGGTAAAGGGAGCCCAATAGTTAGTGTCCGTGGGATGCCAGATAACTACCAGAAGGAATTTTCACCTAAAGAGCCTGCCGCCAAATGTTAACCCCTTGGCGGTGGTTATTGAATCTGCGGTTATGCCGGGATCTGTTCGGAGGCATGAGGCCAAGGCCAGTAGGCAACTCTGGGCATTCTGACACATCTTATATTTTTCATGCAACAGGGCACGATGAACATGATGGGAAACTTGAAAAAATGATTCGTATTTGCTGATTAGATTTTTTTTGCAGTGCCGTAGCGAAAAACGCCGCGTTCCGAGATAATCAGTTCAGAAAAACTGCTTTGCCTCAAAATTTCGTCTGTACGGCGATTGAGGTTGCATCCATCGGCAATCCGTGTCCATGAGCTGTTGGCAAAGTCAACAAATTTCCCGGCCCGCGCTCCCTTGGGCCGCACATGCTCTATAAAGATAAACAGGCCGCCCGGCTTGAGCACCCGCTGTATTTCACTCATGCTTTTTTCAATATCCGCAGTGCAAAAAAGCAGCGTGGCGACCACCGTGTCAAACTGCCCTTCTGCAAAAGGCATTTCCTCAACATTGCCCCGAAAAAAAGTAAAATTCTTCCCGGCCCGCCGTTCAAGCTCCGGTGATGACTGGCGATCCACCCCGGTCAGGCTGCGTATCTTTGCAGGATTATAATATCGGAGGTTAACTCCGGTCCCTATCCCGGCTTCAAGCACATCGCCATATGCGCGGGGGATTATTGCTGAACGCATTTTCTTCAATACCCACGCTTCTAAAGGCATCATGGCGATGTCGTATATGTTCATGTCCGATTCCATTTGTTGTGCGGAGGGTGGGATTCAAATCACCATACAATATACCGATATAAAATATAATTTTAATTTTAAATTTGAGCAATATCCGGTTCTGTATCCAAAAAAACTAACTCCATAAATTTCTTTCAAATATTTTCACCATAACTTTGAACACGAGAGCAATGGAGAATATTACTCTGCTGGCGACTAACGCGCATCGTCTGGGAACCACGTTGCTCCTACGAGGAAGACAGGTAATTCCATAAAGGCGTTCAAAAATTAAAATTGATCTTGTCATGTGGCCAAAAAAAGAATAGTGGATAAAGAAATAACATAAAATCACACCAACAATATCTATGAATGAATTAGAACAATTATTTGAAATGAATTTTATTTCAGACATTTATGAAACTAAAATTCGTAACAAGTCTGGACGCGGCATTGATCGAATGTCAGTCATAGACTTTGACAGAAAAAAGGAAGTACACTTTAGCACTATTGCAAGGAAATGCTGCTCTGGCACCTATAAATTTTCTCTTTATCTCCAGCGCCTAATTCTCAAAGGCCCGCATAGCAAACCCCGTTCCATATCGATCCCAACTGTCAGATATAAAATTGTATTAAAAATTCTAAATATAATTCTCCAAAATTATTTTCCGGACTGTGTCAAACGCGAACTTCCCAATGTTAAAGTTCGTAATCTTGCCTCACAAATTTCTTCCCATGATAACGCATTATATTTGCACAGACTAGATATCAAATCATACTATGACAATATAAACATCGAAAAACTTTGTTCTATTCTTACTGGAAGTAACATACCTCCAGCGATACTAGCACTTATACGAGGAGCAATTACGACACAAAGCGTTCAATCTGGACATCACAAAAGTGACTTACACAATATCATTCCAACAAACGGAGTTCCGCAGGGCCTTCCAATATCAAACATGCTAGCAGAAATATATCTAAGAAATATTGATACTGAATTAAAAGCCAAATTTGAATATTATGATAGATATGTCGACGACATTGTTATTCTATCTAAGACCAAAGACAATATAGACAAATACTGCGAAGCAGTGTTTTCTGACATTGACCTAGAACTAAATACTGAAAAAACTAAATATTTCTGCCAAGATTCTCCCGTACAATTTTTGGGCTATACACTTTTGCAAAATGAAATCACCGTCAAGGCAACAACTCTCGAGAAGCATTTACGATCAATCTCAATGATGTTTGCAAGACTTAAAAAAACTCTATCCCTAGAAAAAAAAAGAAAACGGAAAATTGGAGTCGGGATAATAAAATCTGCTTTTGTAGAAGATTTGAATGTCAAGATTGCCGGAGCCAAATATCAAAACAAGAGATATGGTTGGCTTCAATATTTTTCTGAAATCACAGATACTCAGATCCCGTACCTAATTGACAATTTTGTTCGCACACAATTCCAAAAAAGCCCCGTATTTAGCACGATACCACCTGATCTAAAGCATGCATCCCGGGCTTTTTATGAATTAAAATTTAGCGGAAAAAGCACTACGTACTTGCATAATTATGAAGAGGTCGACACACAAAAAAAACGAGACTGGCTTACCAAGAGAGGTCTAGCCCCGGGCACATTTACAGGCCCAAATATTGACCAACTCTACGCCTACCACGTTGGACGCTTCTTAAGTCAGATCGAAAGGGATATGGGGCTTGACTATAAAATTTGAGGAAGGGGGGCCGCACTGCGGACCTGCTCCCGTTGAAGGGCGCGGCTATTCTAACCTACTCGTTTAATTACAGCTACCAGAGAAAGATTCTTTCACTGGCAAGAACCCCAATGCAATTGGGCGTCTGCACTTTGTACTTATCCCCCTTCCTCAATTAACGCAAGGCATTAGACATGAAAGACATGATTGAAAACCTAAAAAAATCAACTTGGACAACTCTAAAAAGCAGATTTATCGCTGCTGAACGATGCAGAAAGAAACATAACGTTCTTGTTTTTTCAATTTCATTTTTATCTATCACACAAGTTATTATTGCCATATTGGATAGTTGCAAATTTACCATACCAGCACTAAACATTGACAACACTAATTCAAATTACGCGACACTGTTAATGGCTATTATGGTTCTTGTAATTGCAAACCAAGATTCACTAAGCAAACTTTTAGCAAATGCTGATAATTACCATCGATGTGCAAATCAAATTTTATATTTATCAAAAAGGCTTGAAAAAATTCCTTCTGAAATGACGCCTGAAGATATTCAGGCAGTAGATCAAATATCAAAAGAGTACAGTTCAATCCTTGAGCGTTTCGACCTCAACCATTTACCTAATGACTACAGAATGGTAATGTTCGAACACCCAAACGATTTTACGCTTTCTTTTATAGAACGCTGTCGCATATATATTGCGTACATTTCAGACATTTACCTTCTTCCACTAATTTATTGTTCGACTCCTTTCTGTATTTTTCTTATTTCAAAACACACATAGCTGTTACCAGAGGTACATATCATTATTTGTATTAGTTAAAAAAAATTACGCCATAAAAAGAACGGGATCCAAGACCTCATGCATTGAGTATGGTTTGGTCACCATAACATCATAATTTTGGCTCCTAGAAACCGCGCAAACAATTTCAAGTAGATCATCTCTGTCTATAATATGCATTGATGATAAAAAAATTACCGCACCGCTCTAGCCTGCTGTAACATGCTGTAAGGAACAATCCTCTCCATATCCGTTTGCTTCTGAGCATCCATCGAATCTGCTTCGTACTGCGCCTGCAAGTTGACCCACAAATTGAGGTCAGTTTCAAAAAACTTTGCAAGCCGCAGAGCCGTATCAACAGAAATGCCCCGCTTCTCGTTAATAATCTCATGCACTCGCGAAGCGATAATCCGCAACTCCAGCGCAAGCGTGGAGGCCGTAAGACCAAGGGGGGCCATATATTCTTCGCGCAATATTTCGCCGGGGTGAATAGCAATCATAAAACATCTCCTAACCATGCGTGGTGTTTCGCTGTTCTTTGCCAGTAGCTTTGCCGCTAGTGATAATCCACCACTTCCATATCATATGCGCTTCCATCTTCCTACCGAAAGCATATGCGCCATTGCATGTTAATGGCAATTCTGAATTGTCCATCCCGATCTCCCGTCAATTTTTCCAGCCTGTTGCCTGAAGGAATTCGGAGCGAATTGAGCTGGCCTGTCGCATGCAGATTGCGCAGGTCGCCTGTGTTCACGTGTCGCTAACGGGCAATGCGCGCGCCAATTTTATTCGCCTCGGCCCGATGCAACATCCTCTTTGCCACCTCGTTTCCCTGACCTCTGATTGCTGCGTGCCGCGCTCTCAGTAAAAAGGAATATTTGTGCAAGATATCGAATCATGGATTAAAAAAAATATTGTTGTTCAATCAATCAATCTTATCTAAAATGTAATAAAACACTTGTAAATTTAATATTGAACAAAAAACAATGTATTATGTAAAAAATTAGAACAAAGAATTGAGCAATTGTTGCTATTTTCTTGATTTGTCAATCGATGAAGCATATCTTTACTCACAGAACATACCTTAATCCATGCATGACAATTAAAACTAAAGTGGTCATGTATAACCAAAGGAGTCACGAATGAGTACGGAGCTTAAGAGGATGCATATGGGACAGATCACCTCCTTTTTTATTCCCAACGTCACTCTCGTCGGCGAGGGGTGTTCCAAAGAAATTCCTGATCGTCTGAAAAATATTGGCGGCGTCAAACCCTTGCTTGTTACCGACCCAGGCATTGTCAACGCCGGCATACTCAAGCAGATCACCGACATCCTTGATGCTGCAAAAATGAAGTACGCCATATATGACAAGACCGTTCCAAACCCCACCGACAACAACGTTGCTGAGGCCTTTGGTGTATATAAAAAAGAAAAATGCGACAGTATCATTACGCTTGGCGGCGGCAGTTCGCACGACTGCGGCAAAGGCGTGGGTTTTCTTGCAAGCAACGGTGGCAAAATTCACGATTATGAAGGCGTGGACAAGTCCAAAAATCCCTTCCCGCCCTATGTAGCTGTCAACACCACGGCGGGCACGGCTTCGGAAATGACCCGTTTTTGCGTCATCACCGACACTTCCCGCAAGGTCAAAATGGCAATTGGCGACTGGCGCTGCACCCCCAGCGTGGCCATTGACGACCCGTTGCTGATGATGGGCATGCCTCCGGCACTGACCGCTGCTACGGGCATGGACGCACTGACCCATGCCGTGGAGGCCTATGTTTCCATTGCGGCGACCCCCATGACCGACGCCTGCGCTGAAAAATCCATGGAATACGTCAACCGTTATCTACGTCGTGCAGTGGCCAACGGCCGGGACAAAGAAGCCCGCGAGGGCATGTGTTACGCGCAGTATCTGGCTGGCATGGCCTTCAACAACGCAAGCCTGGGGTATGTGCATGCCATGGCGCACCAGCTTGGGGGCTTTTATGACCTGCCCCACGGCGAATGCAACGCCATCCTGCTGCCGCATGTGTGCGAATACAATCGTATTTCCAGCCGACGCCGTTTTGGCCGCATTGCTCAGCTACTGGGCGAGCTGACGCAGGGCATCAGCGCCGATGAAGCCTCGCGCAAGGCCATTACCGCCATTAACATCCTGTCCAGGGACGTGGGCATTCCCGAGGGCTTGGTTGCCCTGGGCAAAAAGTACGGCAAGAATGTGCGCGAAGCCGATATCCCCACTATGACCGCCAATGCCCAAAAGGATGTCTGCTGCTTTACCAACCCCCGCACCATGACCGATGCGGACGTGGCTGCCGTGTACAAGGCGGCCATGTAATAACGGGCTGAATACCGGTATTGCCGACTTGGGCCGTTGCGCAGCGCAACGGGCAACACGGCGCTATCCGAAAGATGCAGTGTAAAAACCGGCGCGAAATATCCACGCCGGTTTTTTGTAGGCAGCCGTACAATATTTTACGTTATTAATCTACTGTATTTTTTATATTCACCAGTGCAGCTATTGAAAGGCCGGTTTGCCAGCTTGCGAAGAGCTGGTGTATAACATTACTTCCCTATTGATGGTATAATTATGCATAATTGTATTTCTTGTGCATTACACTTTTGTATTGCTGACTTGTATTGATATGGATTCTCTATAAGTTTAATGAAAAATTATACCTGTGATTGCTTTGTGTTAAGTACAGCACCGACTTGGCCGCACAAAAAACGAATGTAATAAAAAAATAAATATTATTGACTTTTTTTATTTTTGCCTTGCAGATGCACCATTGCATATTTATGGCGATGCAGAGCTGAATTGTCCGTCACGATCTCCCTTCAACTTTTCCAGCCTGTTGCCTGAAGGGATTCTGAGCGAATTGAGCTGACCTGTTGCATGCAGAATACGCAGCATGCGCAATCCATTTCGCTACACGGTATCCAGAGGCGGGAAATTGCCAGAGGTAAAAAGCTCTTCCGTCTCTTCATTTTTGAAGCTCATAATTATCTGAACCGCACCCTCATGAATGCCTGTAGCGAACAGCCTGAACATCTTTAACAGCGTTCTCTGCGCGAATACGCTAAACGTATTCGTTAAACAAAAATATGCCCGATTGGGCTTGCTGTCGATATTGACTAGACGAGGAAAGACAGTGTTTACGCCTTTCTCGCCGTTTTCCGGCATTACCCCATACGCGCCCGTGCTGACTCAAAACCTCAACGGGTTATTCCATTTCTTGGTGAGCTTCGGCCCCGATCTAGCTCGGCAGGGCTGGTGTTGATGTTAGAGCGCGAGTTCACCTCCCCCCCCACCAATCAATTGCTATCATCTCATATTTTAGCTATTATACTAAAAAATTAAGTTAAGAGCTATTATGTTAGACGATATCTTAAAAACTCCGCAGGAAATCCGGCTCGGCATCGCCGCCAAGGCGCAGGCCAAACGTCTTGCGCTCAATATGAGCCAGAAAGATTTGGCGGCCCGCAGCGGCGTTTCCCTTGGCTCTGTGAAGCGCTTTGAAACAACAGGGGAAATCTCGCTCGCGTCCCTGCTGGCTATCGCCCTGATTCTTAACGATCTTGAAGCCTTTTCCGGTTTGTTCAACCCACCGCGAACAGAAAACCTGTTCAAGCCGCAATCCCCAGCACCCCGCAAGCGGGCAGGGAGAAAACGCCATGAATCTTGACGTGCATCTGCATGCATACGGCGTACGGCGCCATGTGGGAAAGCTCGCCGCACACAGCAACACAATTCTGTTTCAGTACGCGCCAGAATTTCTTGATTCGGGCATCAACATTTCGCCGTTCAGGCTTCCGCTCAGCCCAGAGGTCAAGGAAGACCCCAAACGCACCTTTGACGGTCTGTTCGGCGTGTTCAACGACAGCCTTCCCGATGGCTGGGGGCTGCTTTTGCTGGACAGGGCATTACGAAAAAAAGGCTCATCGCTCTATGCCTGTCTGCCCTTGCAGCGCCTTGCCATGGTGGGTGCCCACGGCATGGGCGCGCTGGAGTACACCCCGGCGGTGGAACAGGCAGGAGAAGCCGTTTCTGTGGCGGAACTGGATGCTCTGGCAGAGGAATCGCTGCGGGTTCTGCGCGATGCGCCGGTGGATGCGGGGCAACTGGACAAGCTTATTCAGCTCAACGGCTCATCCGCAGGGGCCAGACCCAAAATTCTGGTCAACGTTGCCGATGATTACCGCATTGTGCCGCAGGGGGCGGGGGAACCCCAAGGAACCCCCTGGATCATCAAATTTCGCTCCGCGCACGAACCGCCAAACACCGGGCTGACGGAATACGCATATTCCCTGGCGGCCAGAGAAGCCGGGCTGGATATGCCGGAAACGCACCTGTTTCCGTCGGCAACCTCGCCGGGATATTTCGGCGTCCAACGCTTTGACAGGGTGCATGGCCAAAAGGTGCATGTGCACACCGCCTGCGGCCTGCTGCACGCATCGCACCGCGAACCCTCGCTCACCTATGAAAGCCTGCTGCGCCTGACTCTGCTGCTCACCAAAGACATACGCGAAGTGCTAAAAATGGTGCGGCTCATGGTGTTCAACGTGCGCTCCGGCAACAAGGACGACCATTCCAAAAACTTTTCCTTTCTGCTGGATGC
This portion of the Desulfovibrio desulfuricans genome encodes:
- a CDS encoding ATP-binding cassette domain-containing protein, with product MAFLSMQGVTLNLGGKPLLDSADFSVEVGDRLCLVGRNGAGKSSLLALLGGQMQPNSGMIIRPGTLIGQMPQDVPERWRGTVFSLVAEVLGEEGTALAAAHAGAEHSLELSSGWERYGDVLAVINHLGLDPDADFTSLSGGTKRRVALARALICSEDLILDEPTNHLDIATITWLEDFLLRKARTLIFVSHDRAFAKRLATRVVEIDRGKLHNYSCGFDRYPERREERLAAEERAFALQDKKLAQEEVWIRQGIKARRTRNMGRVRALVALRAERAERRDRQGNVRMAAQEAGRSGKLVIEADNISVGYSGQPPLIRNFSTIIQRGDRVGLIGENGTGKTSLIRVLLGEQQPTEGEVRLGTNLEISYFDQLRETLDPEASVMHSVAEGNDVVTVGGSTRHVAGYLQDFLFTPDRLRLPVKVLSGGERNRLLLAKLFTRPSNVLVLDEPTNDLDAETLDLLEELIADYSGTVLVVSHDRSFLDNLVTSVIALEGDGMAHEYVGAYTDWLRQRSTPAQERKPEEKTARTSQRLASDKPRKRSFKEQREFEQLGKELEALPERMDALEQEQKTLEATLADPELFARDPEAFAKTTDRLVALETEQTELLLRWEFAEQRLQELGELAG
- a CDS encoding type II toxin-antitoxin system HipA family toxin; translated protein: MNLDVHLHAYGVRRHVGKLAAHSNTILFQYAPEFLDSGINISPFRLPLSPEVKEDPKRTFDGLFGVFNDSLPDGWGLLLLDRALRKKGSSLYACLPLQRLAMVGAHGMGALEYTPAVEQAGEAVSVAELDALAEESLRVLRDAPVDAGQLDKLIQLNGSSAGARPKILVNVADDYRIVPQGAGEPQGTPWIIKFRSAHEPPNTGLTEYAYSLAAREAGLDMPETHLFPSATSPGYFGVQRFDRVHGQKVHVHTACGLLHASHREPSLTYESLLRLTLLLTKDIREVLKMVRLMVFNVRSGNKDDHSKNFSFLLDAGNQWRMAPVYDLTPSEGINGEQTCMVNNKGKDITEKDFLAAAATVDVDARTVREIIQQVDAALAGVKK
- a CDS encoding type II toxin-antitoxin system RelE/ParE family toxin, translating into MNTGDLRNLHATGQLNSLRIPSGNRLEKLTGDRDGQFRIAINMQWRICFR
- a CDS encoding helix-turn-helix domain-containing protein; this encodes MLDDILKTPQEIRLGIAAKAQAKRLALNMSQKDLAARSGVSLGSVKRFETTGEISLASLLAIALILNDLEAFSGLFNPPRTENLFKPQSPAPRKRAGRKRHES
- a CDS encoding class I SAM-dependent methyltransferase → MNIYDIAMMPLEAWVLKKMRSAIIPRAYGDVLEAGIGTGVNLRYYNPAKIRSLTGVDRQSSPELERRAGKNFTFFRGNVEEMPFAEGQFDTVVATLLFCTADIEKSMSEIQRVLKPGGLFIFIEHVRPKGARAGKFVDFANSSWTRIADGCNLNRRTDEILRQSSFSELIISERGVFRYGTAKKI
- a CDS encoding HigA family addiction module antitoxin, whose amino-acid sequence is MIAIHPGEILREEYMAPLGLTASTLALELRIIASRVHEIINEKRGISVDTALRLAKFFETDLNLWVNLQAQYEADSMDAQKQTDMERIVPYSMLQQARAVR
- a CDS encoding dienelactone hydrolase family protein, with amino-acid sequence MRSAKIFCWCFLFVFFGGFGRALAGDIQVHEGTQTTSQGPVVVKAFLAAGQAPHPAIIVLHGSQGLDKFRAFYERNATQFARAGFDAYVLDYYNEQDVACSKTVETRRANFSKRIGAWSQMVGDVVTGVLAQEQKARPVGIVGFSQGGYLGTSVASKDTRIAALVVYYGGIPALRRPDGKHPITHMPPLLELHGDADTVVPMERGKELVELTRSLGQTAEMVIYPGAGHGFNRSAATDAEQRALEFFQRVLMDKR
- a CDS encoding reverse transcriptase domain-containing protein, producing MNELEQLFEMNFISDIYETKIRNKSGRGIDRMSVIDFDRKKEVHFSTIARKCCSGTYKFSLYLQRLILKGPHSKPRSISIPTVRYKIVLKILNIILQNYFPDCVKRELPNVKVRNLASQISSHDNALYLHRLDIKSYYDNINIEKLCSILTGSNIPPAILALIRGAITTQSVQSGHHKSDLHNIIPTNGVPQGLPISNMLAEIYLRNIDTELKAKFEYYDRYVDDIVILSKTKDNIDKYCEAVFSDIDLELNTEKTKYFCQDSPVQFLGYTLLQNEITVKATTLEKHLRSISMMFARLKKTLSLEKKRKRKIGVGIIKSAFVEDLNVKIAGAKYQNKRYGWLQYFSEITDTQIPYLIDNFVRTQFQKSPVFSTIPPDLKHASRAFYELKFSGKSTTYLHNYEEVDTQKKRDWLTKRGLAPGTFTGPNIDQLYAYHVGRFLSQIERDMGLDYKI
- a CDS encoding iron-containing alcohol dehydrogenase, which produces MSTELKRMHMGQITSFFIPNVTLVGEGCSKEIPDRLKNIGGVKPLLVTDPGIVNAGILKQITDILDAAKMKYAIYDKTVPNPTDNNVAEAFGVYKKEKCDSIITLGGGSSHDCGKGVGFLASNGGKIHDYEGVDKSKNPFPPYVAVNTTAGTASEMTRFCVITDTSRKVKMAIGDWRCTPSVAIDDPLLMMGMPPALTAATGMDALTHAVEAYVSIAATPMTDACAEKSMEYVNRYLRRAVANGRDKEAREGMCYAQYLAGMAFNNASLGYVHAMAHQLGGFYDLPHGECNAILLPHVCEYNRISSRRRFGRIAQLLGELTQGISADEASRKAITAINILSRDVGIPEGLVALGKKYGKNVREADIPTMTANAQKDVCCFTNPRTMTDADVAAVYKAAM
- a CDS encoding SLATT domain-containing protein is translated as MKDMIENLKKSTWTTLKSRFIAAERCRKKHNVLVFSISFLSITQVIIAILDSCKFTIPALNIDNTNSNYATLLMAIMVLVIANQDSLSKLLANADNYHRCANQILYLSKRLEKIPSEMTPEDIQAVDQISKEYSSILERFDLNHLPNDYRMVMFEHPNDFTLSFIERCRIYIAYISDIYLLPLIYCSTPFCIFLISKHT